From a single Pseudobutyrivibrio xylanivorans genomic region:
- a CDS encoding Crp/Fnr family transcriptional regulator, producing MNNEISYNDVALFENIKEVDLDKLLVCIHSFKKEFKKGQTIYMETDHIPYVGIVLYGSVHMIKNDIWGNSTLFTFFGPGELFGESFAVQKDVSSSVIFKAAENTKVLFLSASNIIHSCPNACVFHAQIATNLFHLLGTKNQKFLNKIEVLSKGSIREKLLAYISQLAQEQNSKYVNSPLSRVALAEYLSVNRSAMIRELSKMRDDGIIDFDKDTFIVKEGNYGKEN from the coding sequence ATGAATAATGAAATTAGCTATAACGACGTTGCTCTTTTTGAAAATATTAAAGAAGTTGATTTGGACAAGCTATTGGTTTGCATTCATTCCTTCAAAAAAGAATTCAAGAAGGGGCAGACAATCTATATGGAAACAGACCATATTCCTTATGTAGGTATCGTTCTATATGGAAGTGTTCATATGATAAAGAATGACATTTGGGGCAATAGTACTCTATTTACCTTCTTCGGTCCTGGGGAATTGTTTGGTGAAAGCTTTGCTGTTCAAAAAGACGTTTCTTCATCGGTGATATTTAAAGCTGCCGAGAATACGAAAGTCTTATTCCTTTCAGCCTCAAACATAATTCATTCATGTCCTAATGCCTGTGTCTTTCATGCTCAGATTGCAACAAACCTGTTTCACCTACTGGGAACAAAAAATCAAAAGTTCCTTAATAAGATAGAAGTTCTCTCAAAAGGCAGCATCCGGGAAAAGCTTTTGGCATACATTTCCCAGCTTGCTCAGGAGCAGAATTCTAAATATGTTAACTCCCCTCTTTCAAGAGTAGCTCTTGCTGAGTACTTGTCCGTTAATCGCAGCGCAATGATACGCGAACTCTCAAAAATGAGGGATGATGGAATTATAGATTTTGATAAAGATACGTTTATCGTAAAGGAAGGAA